The Petropleomorpha daqingensis genome includes a window with the following:
- a CDS encoding methyltransferase domain-containing protein → MDTYTHGHADPVLQSHRWRTVENSAAYLAPHLRAGLDVLDVGCGPGTITVDLAERVAPGRVVGLDVSADPLDEARALAESRGVAVTFAVGDVYALEAPDDSFDVVHAHQVLQHLTDPVAALREMARVCRPGGLLAVRDVDYATFVWWPDDEGLDRWLDLYHRVARRNDAEPDAGRRLLAWAHAAGLRDVTATTSSWCYSSPAEREWWGNSWAGRATASSFAEQAVAYGLADAAKLGGIAAAWQRWRDADDGWLGMMHGELLIRV, encoded by the coding sequence GGACCCGGTGCTGCAGTCGCACCGCTGGCGCACGGTGGAGAACTCGGCGGCCTACCTGGCGCCGCACCTGCGGGCCGGCCTCGACGTCCTCGACGTCGGCTGCGGTCCGGGCACGATCACCGTCGACCTGGCCGAGCGGGTGGCGCCCGGACGGGTCGTGGGGCTGGACGTCTCCGCCGATCCGCTGGACGAGGCGCGCGCCCTGGCGGAGTCGCGCGGCGTCGCGGTGACCTTCGCGGTCGGCGACGTGTACGCGCTCGAGGCGCCCGACGACTCCTTCGACGTCGTGCACGCCCACCAGGTGCTGCAGCACCTCACCGATCCGGTCGCCGCCCTGCGCGAGATGGCGCGGGTCTGCCGGCCGGGTGGTCTGCTCGCCGTCCGGGACGTCGACTACGCCACCTTCGTCTGGTGGCCGGACGACGAGGGGCTGGACCGGTGGCTGGACCTCTACCACCGGGTGGCCCGGCGCAACGACGCCGAGCCCGACGCCGGCCGCCGGCTGCTCGCCTGGGCGCACGCGGCCGGGCTGCGCGACGTCACGGCGACGACGTCGTCCTGGTGCTACTCTTCGCCGGCCGAGCGGGAGTGGTGGGGCAACTCGTGGGCCGGGCGGGCGACCGCGTCGTCCTTCGCCGAGCAGGCGGTGGCCTACGGGCTGGCCGACGCCGCGAAACTGGGCGGGATCGCCGCCGCGTGGCAGCGCTGGCGGGACGCCGACGACGGCTGGCTCGGCATGATGCACGGCGAATTGCTCATCCGGGTCTGA
- a CDS encoding MerR family transcriptional regulator, with protein sequence MNVGEVAALAGVTVRTLHHYDRIGLLSPSERTPAGYRRYTPSDLDRLHQVLVYRELGFPLEEIATLLDDPAADPVAHLRRQLALLRDRLDRMRAVVAAVEKEMEARTMGISLTPEERFEVFGDDDPSRYDAEVQERWGETDAYRESRRRTSSYTKDDWLRIKEEGAEVERRFAEALRSGAAADSEQAMDVAEEHRQHISRWFYDCPPEMHAGLGRMYVEDERFTAHYEEIAPGLAEYVSTAVQANAARR encoded by the coding sequence GTGAACGTGGGCGAGGTGGCCGCGCTGGCCGGCGTGACGGTACGGACGCTGCACCACTACGACCGGATCGGGCTGCTGTCGCCGTCGGAACGGACGCCGGCGGGCTACCGCCGGTACACGCCGTCCGACCTGGACCGGCTGCACCAGGTGCTGGTCTACCGCGAGCTCGGGTTCCCCCTCGAGGAGATCGCGACCCTGCTCGACGACCCGGCCGCCGATCCCGTGGCGCACCTGCGCCGGCAGCTCGCGCTGCTGCGGGACCGGCTGGACCGGATGCGGGCCGTGGTCGCGGCCGTGGAGAAGGAGATGGAGGCACGCACGATGGGGATCTCCCTGACCCCCGAGGAGCGCTTCGAGGTCTTCGGCGACGACGACCCGTCGCGGTACGACGCCGAGGTCCAGGAGCGCTGGGGCGAGACCGACGCCTACCGCGAGTCGCGGCGGCGGACGTCGTCCTACACCAAGGACGACTGGCTGCGGATCAAGGAGGAGGGCGCCGAGGTCGAGCGGCGCTTCGCCGAGGCGCTGCGCTCGGGTGCCGCGGCCGATTCCGAGCAGGCCATGGACGTCGCCGAGGAGCACCGGCAGCACATCAGCCGGTGGTTCTACGACTGCCCGCCGGAGATGCACGCCGGACTCGGCCGGATGTACGTCGAGGACGAGCGGTTCACCGCGCACTACGAGGAGATCGCTCCCGGCCTGGCGGAGTACGTGAGCACCGCCGTCCAGGCCAACGCCGCCCGGCGGTGA
- a CDS encoding haloalkane dehalogenase, which produces MPDDVSPLDPFVRKRAVGLAYVDEGEGSPIVFLHGNPTSSYLWRNVIPHVRDLGRCLAPDLIGMGESDKLPDPGPGTYSFAAHAAHLDAWFDTVLPAGPVTLVLHDWGSALGFDWASRNRDRVRGIAFTEAIVAPLVWADWPADARKIFRTMRGPDGEAAVLEKNVFVERILPASTLHGLSPEAHERYRAPFREPADRWPTLEWPRQIPIENVPPLMHDVVARYGQWLAHSRVPKLFLNADPGSILVGRQRAVVRRWPALIEVTVPGVHFVPEDSPHEVGRALAHWLRTLGR; this is translated from the coding sequence GTGCCCGACGACGTCTCCCCGCTCGACCCGTTCGTCCGCAAGCGCGCCGTGGGGCTCGCGTACGTGGACGAGGGGGAGGGGTCCCCGATCGTCTTCCTGCACGGGAACCCGACGTCGTCCTACCTGTGGCGCAACGTGATCCCCCACGTGCGCGACCTGGGCCGCTGCCTGGCGCCCGACCTGATCGGGATGGGCGAGTCGGACAAGCTGCCCGACCCGGGACCGGGCACCTACTCCTTCGCCGCGCACGCCGCGCACCTCGACGCCTGGTTCGACACGGTGCTCCCGGCCGGGCCGGTCACCCTCGTCCTGCACGACTGGGGCTCCGCGCTCGGCTTCGACTGGGCCAGCCGCAACCGCGACCGGGTGCGCGGCATCGCGTTCACCGAGGCGATCGTCGCGCCGCTGGTCTGGGCCGACTGGCCCGCCGACGCCCGGAAGATCTTCCGCACCATGCGCGGTCCGGACGGCGAGGCGGCGGTTCTGGAGAAGAACGTCTTCGTCGAGCGGATCCTGCCGGCCTCGACGCTGCACGGCCTGAGCCCCGAGGCGCACGAGCGCTACCGGGCGCCGTTCCGCGAGCCCGCCGACCGGTGGCCCACGCTGGAGTGGCCGCGGCAGATCCCGATCGAGAACGTCCCGCCGCTGATGCACGACGTCGTCGCCCGGTACGGGCAGTGGCTGGCGCACAGCCGCGTGCCGAAGCTGTTCCTGAACGCCGACCCCGGCTCGATCCTCGTCGGCCGGCAGCGGGCCGTCGTCCGGAGGTGGCCGGCGCTGATCGAGGTGACCGTGCCGGGGGTGCACTTCGTGCCCGAGGACTCGCCGCACGAGGTCGGCCGCGCCCTCGCGCACTGGCTGCGCACACTGGGGAGGTGA
- a CDS encoding pentapeptide repeat-containing protein, with protein sequence MTRTDQLQADCSRCFGLCCVALPFARSADFAVDKPAGTPCTNLQEDFRCGIHGALRERGFAGCTVFDCLGAGQKVSQVTFGGRDWRDDAGTARRMFAVFPVVRQLHELLAYLAEAIDRAPAEELTAACERVDALTRGSAEELAACDVGAVRAEVSALLLQVSERLRAGLPGREARGADLVGARLRGADLRGANLRGAYLIGADLRDADLRAADLVGADLRGADLRGADLTGALFVTQAQLESASGDATTAVPGHLRRPLHWSLPQVRRTAGRAARRSGR encoded by the coding sequence GTGACCCGGACCGACCAGCTGCAGGCCGACTGCTCCCGCTGCTTCGGGCTGTGCTGCGTCGCCCTGCCCTTCGCCCGCTCCGCCGACTTCGCCGTCGACAAGCCGGCGGGCACGCCGTGCACGAACCTGCAGGAGGACTTCCGCTGCGGCATCCACGGTGCGCTGCGGGAGCGGGGCTTCGCCGGGTGCACCGTCTTCGACTGCCTGGGCGCCGGGCAGAAGGTCTCGCAGGTCACCTTCGGCGGCCGGGACTGGCGGGACGACGCCGGGACGGCGCGGCGGATGTTCGCGGTCTTCCCGGTCGTCCGGCAGCTGCACGAGCTGCTGGCCTACCTGGCCGAGGCGATCGACCGCGCGCCCGCCGAGGAGCTCACCGCGGCCTGCGAGCGGGTCGACGCGCTGACCCGGGGCAGCGCCGAGGAGCTCGCGGCCTGCGACGTCGGCGCCGTCCGGGCCGAGGTGAGCGCGCTGCTGCTGCAGGTCAGCGAGCGGCTGCGGGCCGGGCTGCCCGGGCGGGAGGCGCGCGGCGCCGACCTGGTCGGAGCGCGGCTGCGCGGTGCCGACCTGCGCGGGGCGAACCTGCGCGGCGCTTACCTGATCGGGGCGGACCTGCGCGACGCGGACCTCCGTGCGGCCGACCTCGTCGGCGCCGACCTGCGCGGTGCGGACCTGCGGGGCGCCGACCTGACCGGAGCGCTGTTCGTCACCCAGGCCCAGCTCGAGTCCGCGAGCGGCGACGCGACCACGGCGGTCCCCGGGCACCTGCGGCGCCCCCTGCACTGGTCGCTGCCGCAGGTCAGGAGAACAGCAGGACGAGCAGCACGGCGTTCAGGGCGATGA
- a CDS encoding Nramp family divalent metal transporter → MTVLEKDAAVRATRRRRLALFGPAFVAAIAYVDPGNFATNVSAGARFGYLLLWVIVSANLMAMLVQSLSAKLGLATGMSLPQNCRARYRRPVVLGLWVQAEVVAMATDLAEVMGGAIALHLLFGVDLFTGGVITGAVAFGLLALQTRGDRRWIGAVTALFTVILVAFLLLIVRVPIDPAGAVAGLVPRFDGVASLVLATGILGATVMPHAIYLHSALVSTSIPAGTVNQRRRALRAQRGDVFAAMSLAGLVNVSMLLVAAALFAGSAFGGTDSLEGAHAGFGAALDGSAALLFALALLASGFASTSVGTYAGQVIMDGFLQRRIPLFTRRALTLVPALAILALGVDPTYALVVSQVVLSFGIPFALVPLVLLTRRPDVMGELVNRRRTTVAAVAVAAVIIALNAVLLVLLFS, encoded by the coding sequence ATGACCGTGCTGGAGAAGGACGCGGCGGTCCGCGCCACCCGCCGGCGCCGGCTGGCCCTGTTCGGGCCGGCCTTCGTCGCCGCGATCGCCTACGTCGACCCCGGCAACTTCGCCACCAACGTCTCGGCCGGCGCGCGGTTCGGCTACCTGCTGCTCTGGGTGATCGTCTCGGCCAACCTGATGGCGATGCTCGTGCAGAGCCTGTCGGCCAAGCTCGGGCTGGCGACCGGGATGAGCCTGCCGCAGAACTGCCGCGCGCGGTACCGCCGGCCGGTCGTGCTGGGGCTGTGGGTGCAGGCCGAGGTGGTCGCCATGGCCACCGACTTGGCCGAGGTGATGGGCGGGGCCATCGCGCTGCACCTGCTGTTCGGGGTCGACCTGTTCACCGGCGGGGTCATCACCGGAGCGGTCGCCTTCGGTCTGCTCGCGCTGCAGACCCGCGGCGACCGGCGCTGGATCGGCGCGGTGACCGCGCTGTTCACGGTCATCCTCGTGGCGTTCCTGCTGCTGATCGTGCGCGTCCCGATCGATCCCGCCGGCGCCGTGGCCGGTCTCGTGCCCCGCTTCGACGGCGTCGCCAGCCTCGTGCTCGCCACCGGGATCCTGGGCGCGACGGTGATGCCGCACGCCATCTACCTGCACTCCGCCCTCGTGTCGACCAGCATCCCGGCCGGCACGGTCAACCAGCGGCGGCGGGCGCTGCGGGCCCAGCGCGGCGACGTGTTCGCCGCGATGAGCCTGGCCGGGCTGGTCAACGTCTCGATGCTGCTCGTCGCGGCCGCGCTGTTCGCCGGGTCGGCGTTCGGCGGGACCGACTCCCTCGAGGGGGCGCACGCCGGGTTCGGCGCGGCGCTCGACGGCTCGGCGGCGCTGCTGTTCGCGCTGGCCCTGCTGGCCTCCGGCTTCGCCTCCACCAGCGTGGGCACCTACGCCGGCCAGGTGATCATGGACGGCTTCCTCCAGCGGCGGATCCCGCTGTTCACCCGCCGCGCCCTGACCCTCGTGCCGGCGCTGGCGATCCTGGCGCTGGGCGTGGACCCCACCTACGCGCTGGTGGTCTCGCAGGTGGTGCTGTCCTTCGGCATCCCGTTCGCGCTGGTGCCGCTCGTGCTGCTGACCCGCCGGCCCGACGTCATGGGCGAGCTGGTCAACCGGCGCCGGACGACGGTGGCCGCCGTCGCGGTCGCGGCGGTGATCATCGCCCTGAACGCCGTGCTGCTCGTCCTGCTGTTCTCCTGA
- a CDS encoding class I SAM-dependent methyltransferase — MTEGPRGWGTPLHAAVLDATAVGPGATLLDLGCGTGLFARAAADRGARVTGVDRDPAAVAMASAEVPEGRFVVGTAEHPPAGPFDVVAAVQLLMHVVDPVAVLATAGRTGTVVAATVWGREDECDVRVFGEALAPWLDARPAADPVDLRGLAERAGLVVDRLDEVVCPFDYEDDDAVLGPLFDSALGRAVGRSAGPVALRDAVLDRLEPYRTDDGGYRLHNLFRVLVAHPG; from the coding sequence GTGACCGAGGGCCCGCGCGGCTGGGGGACGCCGCTGCACGCCGCCGTCCTCGACGCCACCGCCGTCGGCCCCGGGGCCACGCTGCTGGACCTCGGGTGCGGCACCGGCCTGTTCGCCCGGGCCGCCGCCGACCGCGGCGCGCGCGTGACCGGCGTCGACCGCGACCCGGCGGCGGTCGCGATGGCGTCGGCCGAGGTGCCGGAGGGCAGGTTCGTCGTCGGGACGGCGGAGCACCCGCCGGCCGGACCGTTCGACGTCGTCGCCGCGGTGCAGCTGCTGATGCACGTCGTCGACCCGGTCGCCGTCCTCGCCACCGCCGGCCGGACCGGAACGGTGGTCGCCGCGACCGTGTGGGGGCGCGAGGACGAGTGCGACGTCCGGGTCTTCGGCGAGGCGCTGGCCCCGTGGCTGGATGCCCGGCCGGCCGCGGACCCGGTCGACCTCCGCGGCCTGGCCGAGCGCGCCGGTCTGGTCGTCGACCGCCTCGACGAGGTGGTCTGCCCCTTCGACTACGAGGACGACGACGCGGTGCTCGGACCGCTGTTCGACTCCGCGCTCGGCCGGGCGGTCGGGCGTTCGGCGGGCCCGGTCGCGCTCCGGGACGCCGTCCTCGACCGGCTGGAGCCGTACCGCACCGACGACGGGGGCTACCGGCTGCACAACCTCTTCCGGGTGCTGGTCGCGCACCCGGGCTGA
- a CDS encoding iron-sulfur cluster assembly protein, whose protein sequence is MRTDDAVWQALGTVLDPELDEPITTLDFVASCTVSDDGVASVRLRLPTFFCAPNFSFLMVADAYDAVSAVEGVTRAEIALEDHHASSEINGGVAAHAGFVETFAGEADAELAELRRYFLEKAVVAGQDRVARPLVDAGTGPDELAVLTLGAAPPSVDLDRLRARRAVLGLPADDGAPLLIHPDGTRVSAAQVPLHLRRARLTRLGIESNGEFCRSFLKTRYADAAGTG, encoded by the coding sequence GTGAGGACCGACGACGCCGTCTGGCAGGCGTTGGGGACGGTGCTCGACCCGGAGCTCGACGAGCCGATCACGACTCTCGACTTCGTGGCCTCGTGCACCGTCTCCGACGACGGCGTCGCCTCGGTCCGGTTGCGCCTGCCGACGTTCTTCTGCGCGCCGAACTTCTCCTTCCTCATGGTCGCCGACGCCTACGACGCGGTGTCGGCGGTCGAAGGGGTGACGCGGGCGGAGATCGCGCTGGAGGACCACCACGCCTCGAGCGAGATCAACGGCGGGGTGGCCGCGCACGCCGGTTTCGTCGAGACGTTCGCCGGCGAGGCCGACGCCGAGCTGGCCGAGCTGCGGCGCTACTTCCTGGAGAAGGCGGTCGTCGCCGGGCAGGACCGGGTGGCCCGGCCGCTGGTCGACGCCGGAACCGGGCCCGACGAGCTCGCCGTGCTGACGCTCGGGGCGGCGCCCCCCTCGGTCGACCTCGACCGGCTGCGGGCGCGGCGGGCCGTGCTCGGGCTGCCGGCGGACGACGGCGCGCCGCTGCTGATCCACCCCGACGGCACCCGGGTGTCCGCGGCGCAGGTCCCGCTGCACCTGCGGCGCGCCCGGCTGACCCGGCTGGGCATCGAGAGCAACGGGGAGTTCTGCCGGAGCTTCCTCAAGACCCGGTATGCGGACGCGGCCGGCACCGGCTGA
- a CDS encoding amidohydrolase family protein gives MYEKDGEKYFIVDGHMHFWDASRENWVQGRENLAKGWIDCFYGYHKLAPPETHWDWEHYLKVSEDDLMKDVFEDGYVDKAIFQSTYLKYWYKDGFNTVEQNGALIEKHPDKFIVNGRFDPRDGEAGLKQLEEDAQRWNLKGVKLYTAEWHENGSRGWKLTDKDSYRFLEKCRELGITNIHAHKGPTIWPLNKDAFSMEDVDQTATDFPDLNFIIEHAGIPRIDDFAYMAVQEPNVYAGCSVVIGGLMYSRPKFFAKVIGELLFWVGEDRLTFGSDYNIWTPKWQVEGFVDWQMPEDDAFTDYPRPTVATKKKILGLNAAKLYGIDVPEECRLPEPPNIVQQPGEQLVEETAGAQA, from the coding sequence ATGTACGAGAAGGACGGCGAGAAGTACTTCATCGTCGACGGCCACATGCACTTCTGGGACGCCAGCCGCGAGAACTGGGTCCAGGGGCGGGAGAACCTGGCGAAGGGCTGGATCGACTGCTTCTACGGCTACCACAAGCTGGCGCCGCCGGAGACCCACTGGGACTGGGAGCACTACCTGAAGGTCTCCGAGGACGACCTCATGAAGGACGTCTTCGAGGACGGCTACGTGGACAAGGCGATCTTCCAGTCGACCTACCTCAAGTACTGGTACAAGGACGGCTTCAACACCGTCGAGCAGAACGGTGCGCTGATCGAGAAGCACCCGGACAAGTTCATCGTCAACGGCCGGTTCGACCCCCGGGACGGCGAGGCGGGCCTCAAGCAGCTGGAAGAAGACGCCCAGCGCTGGAACCTCAAGGGCGTGAAGCTCTACACCGCGGAATGGCACGAGAACGGCTCCCGCGGCTGGAAGCTCACCGACAAGGATTCCTACCGGTTCCTGGAGAAGTGCCGTGAACTGGGCATCACCAACATCCACGCGCACAAGGGCCCGACGATCTGGCCGCTGAACAAGGACGCGTTCTCGATGGAGGACGTCGACCAGACCGCGACCGACTTCCCCGACCTGAACTTCATCATCGAGCACGCCGGGATCCCGCGGATCGACGACTTCGCGTACATGGCGGTGCAGGAGCCGAACGTCTACGCGGGCTGCTCGGTGGTCATCGGCGGGCTCATGTACTCGCGGCCGAAGTTCTTCGCCAAGGTGATCGGCGAGCTGCTCTTCTGGGTCGGCGAGGACCGCCTCACCTTCGGCAGCGACTACAACATCTGGACGCCGAAGTGGCAGGTCGAGGGCTTCGTCGACTGGCAGATGCCCGAGGACGACGCGTTCACCGACTACCCGCGCCCGACGGTCGCCACGAAGAAGAAGATCCTCGGGCTCAACGCGGCCAAGCTCTACGGCATCGACGTCCCGGAGGAGTGCCGGCTGCCCGAGCCGCCGAACATCGTGCAGCAGCCCGGCGAGCAGCTGGTCGAGGAGACCGCCGGGGCGCAGGCGTGA
- a CDS encoding NAD(P)-dependent alcohol dehydrogenase has protein sequence MRAVRVHRYHEDPSIDDIGEPKLLGPLDVIVKIGGAGVCRTDLHILEGQWDEIQHPELPYVIGHENSGWVHEIGEGVSNVAVGDTVILHPLATCGLCLACRRGDDMHCENAYFPGLSNNDGGMAEYLRTSARSCVKLEPTTQPADVAALADAGITAYHAVRKAAPLLHPGTTAVVQGAGGLGHIGIQCLKALTATRVVVVDKNPDALKLAGEIGADETVVADGDHVAAVQDLTGGGASVVLDFVAEQGAEMDAWHMTGANGSLFVIGYGGELRIPTLEFVAGEKNVIGNIVGTYADLTELMVLAQAGQVTLHTQQYPLDRAVDALHDLDAGKVRGRAILVP, from the coding sequence ATGCGAGCCGTCCGCGTCCACCGCTACCACGAGGACCCGTCGATCGACGACATCGGCGAGCCCAAGCTCCTCGGCCCGCTCGACGTCATCGTCAAGATCGGCGGCGCCGGCGTCTGCCGCACCGACCTGCACATCCTCGAGGGCCAGTGGGACGAGATCCAGCACCCCGAGCTGCCCTACGTCATCGGCCACGAGAACTCCGGCTGGGTCCACGAGATCGGCGAGGGCGTCAGCAACGTCGCCGTCGGTGACACGGTGATCCTGCACCCCCTCGCCACCTGCGGGCTGTGCCTCGCCTGCCGCCGCGGCGACGACATGCACTGCGAGAACGCCTACTTCCCCGGCCTGTCCAACAACGACGGAGGCATGGCCGAGTACCTGCGCACCTCCGCCCGGTCCTGCGTCAAGCTCGAGCCGACGACCCAGCCCGCCGACGTCGCCGCGCTGGCCGACGCGGGGATCACCGCCTACCACGCCGTCCGCAAGGCCGCGCCGCTGCTGCACCCCGGCACCACGGCCGTCGTGCAGGGCGCCGGCGGCCTCGGGCACATCGGCATCCAGTGCCTCAAGGCGCTCACCGCCACGCGGGTCGTCGTCGTCGACAAGAACCCCGACGCGCTGAAGCTGGCCGGGGAGATCGGCGCCGACGAGACCGTGGTCGCCGACGGCGACCACGTCGCGGCCGTGCAGGACCTCACCGGCGGCGGCGCGAGCGTGGTGCTGGACTTCGTCGCCGAGCAGGGCGCGGAGATGGACGCCTGGCACATGACCGGCGCCAACGGGTCGCTGTTCGTCATCGGCTACGGCGGCGAGCTGCGCATCCCGACCCTGGAGTTCGTCGCCGGGGAGAAGAACGTCATCGGCAACATCGTCGGGACCTACGCCGACCTGACCGAGCTCATGGTCCTGGCGCAGGCCGGCCAGGTCACCCTGCACACCCAGCAGTACCCGCTCGACCGGGCGGTCGACGCCCTGCACGACCTCGACGCGGGGAAGGTGCGCGGCCGCGCCATCCTCGTCCCCTGA
- the groL gene encoding chaperonin GroEL (60 kDa chaperone family; promotes refolding of misfolded polypeptides especially under stressful conditions; forms two stacked rings of heptamers to form a barrel-shaped 14mer; ends can be capped by GroES; misfolded proteins enter the barrel where they are refolded when GroES binds), whose protein sequence is MAKELRFGADARRLLQAGVEQLAASVKSTLGPKGRNVIIEKITGSPEVTNDGVTIAREIYLRDPFENMGAQLVKEAAIKTNDTVGDGTTTAIVLAEAIVKQGMTAIESGGNPVLVKRGIDVAVATLVEHLAGVAHAMRTEEDFRRVASISANDDDTIGDVVARALYAVGDGGVVTVEDSAVLGIDVDFVEDFEFDNGYVSPYMVTDVGRLEAVLEDCYVLLTAHKITDVKQLMPVLDSIMRAPKPLVIVAESVEGTALQMLVHNHVNGIFRCVAIQAPGFGEKRIHLLEDIAALTGGQVHSRASSFALDQMTTAHLGQADQVRVTSDRTVIIGGRGAAAARDRRLSQLRAELERATIGTDQDFLSERIARLSGKAAVIHVGAPTNAEAKEIRHRVDDSLQATRAAMAEGIVAGGGSALLHAEPALSALDVSGDYRTGVEIVRSALTEPVHLIAANAGYDAEDVVKQVSGMAVDEGFDALQGRFGDLIELGVIDPLRVVRSALQNGASVAGLVLTTNSLVAEEQTPWNKALMTEFGPLDEGLPQPSPDASTPQSLGLGPSMG, encoded by the coding sequence ATGGCCAAGGAACTGCGCTTCGGCGCTGACGCACGCCGGCTGCTGCAGGCCGGCGTCGAGCAGCTCGCCGCCTCGGTGAAGAGCACGCTCGGCCCCAAGGGGCGCAACGTGATCATCGAGAAGATCACCGGCTCCCCGGAGGTCACCAACGACGGCGTCACCATCGCCCGCGAGATCTACCTGCGCGACCCGTTCGAGAACATGGGCGCCCAGCTGGTCAAGGAAGCGGCGATCAAGACCAACGACACCGTCGGCGACGGGACGACGACGGCGATCGTGCTGGCCGAGGCGATCGTCAAGCAGGGCATGACGGCGATCGAGAGCGGCGGCAACCCGGTGCTGGTCAAGCGCGGGATCGACGTCGCGGTCGCCACGCTGGTCGAGCACCTCGCCGGCGTCGCCCACGCGATGCGCACCGAGGAGGACTTCCGCCGGGTGGCGTCGATCTCGGCCAACGACGACGACACCATCGGCGACGTCGTCGCGCGCGCCCTCTACGCGGTCGGCGACGGCGGCGTGGTGACCGTCGAGGACTCCGCCGTCCTGGGCATCGACGTCGACTTCGTCGAGGACTTCGAGTTCGACAACGGCTACGTCTCGCCCTACATGGTCACCGACGTCGGCCGGCTCGAAGCCGTCCTGGAGGACTGCTACGTCCTGCTCACCGCGCACAAGATCACCGACGTCAAGCAGCTCATGCCGGTGCTGGACAGCATCATGCGGGCCCCGAAGCCGCTGGTGATCGTCGCCGAGTCCGTCGAGGGCACCGCGCTGCAGATGCTGGTGCACAACCACGTCAACGGGATCTTCCGGTGCGTCGCCATCCAGGCGCCCGGGTTCGGCGAGAAGCGCATCCACCTGCTCGAGGACATCGCGGCGCTGACCGGGGGCCAGGTGCACTCGCGGGCGTCGTCCTTCGCGCTGGACCAGATGACCACCGCGCACCTCGGTCAGGCCGACCAGGTCCGGGTGACCAGCGACCGCACGGTGATCATCGGGGGCCGGGGCGCGGCCGCGGCACGCGATCGGCGGCTCTCGCAGCTGCGCGCCGAGCTGGAGCGGGCCACGATCGGCACCGACCAGGACTTCCTGTCCGAGCGGATCGCGCGGCTGTCCGGGAAGGCCGCCGTCATCCACGTCGGCGCGCCGACCAACGCCGAGGCCAAGGAGATCCGGCACCGCGTCGACGACTCGCTGCAGGCCACCCGCGCCGCCATGGCCGAGGGCATCGTCGCCGGCGGCGGCTCGGCGCTGCTGCACGCCGAGCCGGCGCTGTCCGCGCTCGACGTCTCCGGTGACTACCGGACCGGCGTGGAGATCGTGCGCAGCGCCCTCACCGAGCCGGTGCACCTGATCGCCGCGAACGCCGGCTACGACGCCGAGGACGTGGTCAAGCAGGTCAGCGGGATGGCCGTCGACGAGGGCTTCGACGCGCTGCAGGGCCGCTTCGGCGACCTGATCGAGCTCGGCGTCATCGACCCGCTGCGGGTGGTCCGCTCGGCGCTGCAGAACGGCGCGTCGGTGGCCGGGCTGGTCCTCACCACCAACTCGCTGGTGGCCGAGGAGCAGACGCCGTGGAACAAGGCGCTGATGACCGAGTTCGGGCCGCTCGACGAGGGCCTGCCGCAGCCGTCTCCCGACGCCAGCACCCCGCAGTCCCTGGGCCTCGGCCCCTCCATGGGCTGA
- the mimD gene encoding propane 2-monooxygenase effector subunit MimD encodes MTTTATTAFGAVNATSSNRAGITLMNDQVGHVIAEVMKEKPGVTVTYLPSMIRVDADTRMDFDYDELAEALGEEAGSFTSADLEESMSTHYGRMVHEDDRTIMFANPEDAAEYIGFDLKALQVS; translated from the coding sequence GTGACCACCACGGCAACCACCGCGTTCGGCGCGGTGAATGCGACCTCCTCCAACCGAGCCGGCATCACGCTGATGAACGACCAGGTCGGGCATGTGATCGCCGAGGTCATGAAGGAGAAGCCAGGGGTCACGGTGACCTACCTGCCCTCGATGATCCGGGTGGACGCCGACACCCGGATGGACTTCGACTACGACGAGCTGGCCGAGGCTCTCGGCGAGGAGGCCGGGTCGTTCACCTCGGCCGACCTCGAGGAGAGCATGTCGACCCACTACGGGCGGATGGTCCACGAGGACGACCGCACGATCATGTTCGCCAACCCCGAGGACGCCGCCGAGTACATCGGCTTCGACCTCAAGGCACTGCAGGTCAGCTGA